From Prosthecobacter sp., the proteins below share one genomic window:
- a CDS encoding class I adenylate-forming enzyme family protein, with product MTMLENHTFLPDGQQVGWTMAAYVREAARQWPEREYLRHGDEALTYTEAWRRITSIAAWLDVRGVKQGDRVVMVTENCIETILIFFATAQIGAISAILNPQIKAEGLRRILDQTEPKLVLLDSVTAALRDEISDVPVIWTEANAAKRDDDVLFDALTANSDPAPVPFPGIDQDPAFLVFTSGSTGTPRGVILTHDNVRFVSAAIQARLRYRVEDRVAIFLPLSFDYGLYQLFYAAMVGASVFIGRPEMAGPELPRILAAQEITVLPGVPTLFGGLIKMQRYRPVPLPKLRVITNTGDHLPQSYIQSLRELFPQAGVFPMYGLTECKRVSILLPEELETKPESVGRALDGTEVFAMDTNGNRLPAGETGELCVRGRHLALGYWRAPEETEKRYRFIGEGRTRVLVSGDYGSVDAEGFLHFHGRSDFLIKHKGHRMSPAEVEEEACRILDVVAAGCVKDEARDQLCLFVSVSREGLDEKAIVMALSSKLESAKVPNRVIFLPELPKTGNQKVDRKALRGLLK from the coding sequence ATGACGATGCTCGAAAACCACACCTTTCTACCTGACGGACAGCAAGTCGGCTGGACGATGGCGGCGTATGTGCGCGAGGCGGCGAGGCAGTGGCCGGAGCGAGAGTATCTGAGGCATGGAGATGAAGCGCTGACGTATACGGAGGCGTGGCGGCGGATCACGAGTATCGCGGCTTGGCTGGATGTGCGGGGAGTGAAACAGGGCGATCGTGTGGTGATGGTGACGGAGAACTGTATCGAGACGATCCTGATATTCTTCGCGACAGCGCAGATCGGAGCAATCTCGGCGATTTTGAATCCGCAGATCAAGGCTGAGGGCCTGCGCCGCATTCTGGACCAGACGGAGCCCAAGCTTGTGCTGCTCGACTCAGTTACGGCGGCGCTGCGAGATGAAATCAGCGATGTGCCGGTGATTTGGACGGAGGCGAACGCGGCAAAGCGTGACGATGATGTGTTGTTTGACGCACTGACCGCGAATTCCGACCCTGCGCCAGTGCCGTTCCCGGGGATTGATCAAGATCCGGCGTTTCTGGTGTTCACGTCGGGATCGACGGGCACGCCGCGTGGGGTGATTTTGACGCATGACAATGTGCGCTTCGTCTCAGCGGCGATCCAGGCGCGGTTGCGGTATCGTGTGGAGGACCGCGTGGCGATTTTTCTGCCGCTGTCGTTCGATTACGGGCTGTACCAGCTTTTTTACGCGGCGATGGTGGGCGCGAGCGTGTTCATCGGCCGGCCGGAGATGGCGGGGCCGGAACTGCCACGCATTCTGGCGGCGCAGGAGATCACGGTGCTGCCGGGCGTGCCGACGTTGTTTGGTGGTTTGATCAAGATGCAGCGCTACCGGCCTGTGCCGCTGCCGAAGCTGCGTGTGATCACGAACACGGGCGATCATCTGCCGCAGAGTTATATTCAAAGCCTGAGGGAGTTGTTTCCGCAGGCGGGGGTGTTTCCGATGTATGGGCTGACGGAGTGCAAACGGGTGTCAATCCTGCTGCCGGAGGAGCTGGAGACGAAGCCGGAGTCGGTAGGACGTGCGCTGGATGGCACGGAGGTGTTTGCCATGGATACGAACGGAAATCGCCTGCCGGCGGGTGAGACGGGCGAGTTGTGCGTGCGCGGACGGCATCTGGCGCTCGGCTACTGGCGAGCACCGGAGGAGACGGAAAAGCGCTACCGTTTCATCGGCGAAGGGCGCACGCGCGTGCTGGTGAGCGGTGACTACGGCAGCGTGGATGCGGAGGGTTTTCTGCATTTCCACGGGCGCAGCGATTTCCTGATCAAGCACAAGGGGCATCGCATGAGCCCGGCGGAGGTGGAGGAGGAGGCCTGCCGGATTCTGGATGTGGTGGCGGCCGGTTGCGTGAAGGACGAGGCGCGGGATCAGTTGTGCCTGTTTGTTTCTGTCTCGCGCGAGGGATTGGACGAAAAGGCCATCGTCATGGCGCTAAGCTCGAAGCTCGAGTCGGCGAAGGTGCCGAACCGTGTGATCTTTCTGCCGGAACTGCCAAAGACGGGAAACCAGAAGGTGGACCGGAAGGCGCTGCGGGGGTTGTTGAAGTAG
- a CDS encoding class I SAM-dependent methyltransferase produces MPPSSQEAVLAWLKDKKFTTVLDAPSGDGWLVKGLKAQGHGEEFDGIDLYEAAAEGYRRVWKHDLNEGLPADCSTYDLVCCCEGIEHVGNPLLLFQAFKRCITPGGHLVVTTPNVWYPQARLQYLARGFFPSFPCLAGKIVYGSHMHIMPWNWPQLYLYLKLAGFDQIQIVSEPLSVAKHLHEKILSLPALLYARRRVRKARTDEERGFWETAGSDMAVRGRHLIVTARPT; encoded by the coding sequence ATGCCTCCCTCCAGCCAAGAAGCCGTCCTTGCATGGCTCAAAGATAAGAAGTTCACCACCGTTTTGGATGCCCCATCAGGGGATGGCTGGCTGGTCAAGGGATTGAAGGCCCAAGGGCATGGGGAAGAGTTCGATGGCATCGATCTGTATGAAGCCGCTGCCGAGGGCTACAGACGTGTTTGGAAACATGATCTCAATGAAGGTCTGCCTGCCGACTGCAGCACCTATGACCTCGTCTGCTGCTGCGAGGGGATCGAGCATGTGGGCAACCCGCTGCTACTGTTTCAAGCGTTCAAGCGTTGCATCACTCCAGGCGGGCATCTGGTGGTCACGACTCCGAATGTCTGGTATCCGCAGGCCCGCTTGCAGTATCTGGCGCGCGGTTTTTTTCCTTCGTTCCCATGTTTGGCTGGCAAGATCGTTTATGGCAGCCACATGCACATCATGCCGTGGAACTGGCCGCAGCTTTACCTCTACTTGAAACTGGCAGGATTTGATCAGATCCAAATCGTTTCCGAGCCGTTATCGGTGGCGAAACATCTGCATGAGAAAATCTTGTCCCTGCCGGCGCTGCTCTACGCTCGCCGTCGCGTGCGCAAGGCACGGACGGACGAGGAGCGTGGATTCTGGGAGACCGCAGGGTCAGACATGGCCGTGCGCGGACGACATCTGATAGTCACAGCCAGGCCAACCTGA
- a CDS encoding LamG-like jellyroll fold domain-containing protein, translating to MFQPSRLLFLSVLCFPWASHALQETWETGYTKDDATGKHILGHWSFEKEDGLKLQGAALNPKGKFGSALESFPGFPVQDKRHAALVEVKAVKGSFTLEMWIKAKAEFKPELRCYLLDKKYVDHTDYQWQIGEADKGGLRRMFVTLGFGAESKVIYSLPFKPETDVWQHVAFTYDGAGEGKFYRNGTAAGGSKLEGYGAVTPGPKGLSIGDRLGSNYGGFPGLIDEARICEGVLSFERVQMQITSTRQVWRRLETAKPVEIVVTNLRRETMTGAKLSVNLGAKDENFIVPDLAAGKSFTAKYVLNTALKAAEYVLRARFEIGDYATEQSTTLQIVARMPPRMPVIMWGAGGGEIPRLKDIGFTHFIGLGADYGTLWQNRAIAPPARPEVIAKNREMLDDALKNGLEVVASLSPSRALESDPKNLRVDRAGKPYARQDIAASTPEFAPFFQVVGMSVAKAYGDHPAFTTALIDTEVRDNNQVSFNAVDVEAYKKFAGADIPAEVSAKWGVDWTKLKDFPADHVIADDHPILKYLRWFWTVGDGWNGLHTSLHKGVKSSGKVWTFFDPAVRQPSISGAGGGVDVISHWTYTYPDPQKIGMCADQLFAMSAASGKNQRVMKMTQLIWYRSQTAPIGSKEPGDVVAWQDHDPEAAYITIAPMHLKEALWTKIARPIQGIMYHGWQSLVQTDSPGGYRFTNPNTAPVLKQLIHDVIEPLGPTLMAIPDERSEVAFLESFTSQMFARRGGYGSNNGWEADVWLALQHAHVQTDILYEETLLKSGLSGRKVLVMPFCDVLTKSVVARIADWQKKGGKIVADEFLCPGLKADFTIQTFKREKKAAEDKTKVLTLAKTLGGFALPQRANCDNPEIIVRTRRFGDALYVFVVNDHREAGSYVGQHGLVMENGLPSKGIVSLKAESANVYELTGTQFIVPKRGEEGVMSWPVELGPCDGKIFMVMPKPLLGIQLTVPENATLGNTAKVSARITTTQEAPTKAVIPVRVDIRDANGTSAEGSGFYAAENGIVELDLSLAPNEDPGTWEIRVKELASGMQAVKWMRVGR from the coding sequence ATGTTCCAACCGTCTCGTTTGCTTTTCCTCAGCGTTCTTTGTTTTCCATGGGCATCACATGCTCTTCAGGAAACCTGGGAGACAGGTTACACGAAGGATGATGCAACCGGGAAGCACATCCTCGGGCACTGGTCGTTTGAAAAAGAGGACGGCCTGAAACTGCAAGGCGCGGCATTGAATCCGAAGGGCAAATTCGGCAGCGCGTTGGAGTCATTCCCGGGATTTCCAGTGCAGGACAAGCGCCACGCGGCGCTGGTGGAGGTGAAGGCGGTCAAAGGTTCCTTCACGCTGGAGATGTGGATCAAGGCGAAGGCGGAGTTCAAACCGGAGCTGCGCTGCTATCTGCTCGACAAGAAATATGTCGATCACACGGACTACCAGTGGCAGATCGGCGAGGCGGACAAAGGCGGCTTGCGGCGCATGTTTGTGACTCTGGGCTTCGGTGCGGAGTCGAAGGTGATTTACTCGCTGCCGTTCAAGCCCGAGACGGACGTGTGGCAGCATGTGGCCTTCACTTACGATGGTGCGGGCGAAGGGAAGTTTTATCGCAATGGTACGGCGGCAGGCGGTTCGAAGCTCGAAGGCTACGGCGCGGTGACGCCAGGGCCGAAGGGTCTGAGCATCGGTGACCGGCTGGGCAGCAACTACGGCGGCTTTCCCGGTTTGATCGACGAGGCGCGCATCTGCGAGGGTGTGCTGAGTTTTGAGCGTGTGCAGATGCAGATCACGAGCACCCGGCAGGTGTGGCGGCGCCTGGAGACGGCAAAGCCGGTTGAGATCGTGGTGACCAATCTGCGGCGCGAAACAATGACAGGCGCAAAGCTGTCGGTGAATCTGGGTGCGAAGGACGAAAACTTCATCGTGCCCGATCTCGCGGCCGGAAAGAGCTTCACGGCGAAGTATGTGCTCAACACGGCGCTCAAAGCCGCAGAATACGTCCTGCGGGCGAGGTTTGAGATCGGCGACTACGCCACCGAGCAGTCCACGACGCTGCAAATCGTGGCGCGCATGCCGCCACGCATGCCGGTGATCATGTGGGGTGCGGGTGGCGGCGAGATTCCGCGACTCAAAGACATTGGATTCACCCACTTCATCGGCCTCGGCGCGGATTACGGCACCCTGTGGCAGAACAGGGCCATCGCACCGCCCGCGAGACCGGAGGTGATCGCGAAGAATCGCGAGATGCTCGATGATGCGCTGAAAAACGGCCTCGAAGTCGTCGCCAGCCTCTCGCCGAGCCGCGCTTTGGAGAGCGATCCGAAAAATCTGCGCGTGGATCGCGCCGGGAAGCCGTATGCGCGGCAGGACATCGCGGCATCGACGCCGGAGTTCGCACCCTTTTTCCAAGTGGTGGGCATGAGCGTGGCGAAGGCCTACGGCGATCATCCGGCATTCACCACGGCGCTGATCGACACGGAGGTGCGTGACAACAATCAGGTAAGCTTCAATGCGGTGGATGTGGAGGCTTACAAGAAGTTCGCCGGGGCGGACATCCCTGCGGAAGTCTCTGCGAAGTGGGGCGTGGACTGGACAAAGCTGAAGGATTTTCCAGCGGATCATGTGATCGCGGATGATCATCCGATTTTGAAATACCTGCGCTGGTTCTGGACCGTCGGCGATGGCTGGAATGGCCTGCACACGTCGCTGCACAAGGGCGTGAAGAGCAGCGGCAAGGTGTGGACTTTTTTTGATCCCGCCGTGCGGCAACCGAGCATCAGCGGCGCGGGCGGTGGAGTGGATGTGATCTCGCACTGGACCTACACCTATCCTGATCCGCAAAAGATCGGCATGTGCGCAGATCAGCTTTTCGCGATGAGCGCCGCGAGCGGCAAGAACCAGCGTGTGATGAAGATGACGCAGCTCATCTGGTATCGCTCGCAGACCGCGCCCATCGGCAGCAAGGAACCGGGTGATGTCGTGGCGTGGCAGGATCACGATCCCGAGGCCGCCTACATCACAATCGCACCGATGCATTTGAAAGAGGCGCTTTGGACGAAGATCGCGCGGCCCATCCAGGGCATCATGTATCACGGTTGGCAGTCACTGGTGCAGACGGACAGCCCCGGCGGCTATCGCTTCACGAATCCGAACACCGCGCCCGTTTTGAAGCAGCTCATCCATGACGTGATCGAGCCGCTGGGACCGACGCTGATGGCGATTCCTGACGAAAGGAGCGAAGTCGCGTTTCTGGAGAGCTTCACCTCGCAGATGTTCGCGCGACGCGGCGGTTACGGCTCTAACAACGGCTGGGAGGCGGACGTGTGGCTCGCGCTTCAGCATGCGCATGTGCAGACGGACATCCTTTATGAGGAAACGCTGCTCAAAAGCGGCCTCAGCGGTCGCAAGGTGCTCGTCATGCCGTTTTGTGATGTGCTGACGAAGTCCGTCGTCGCCCGCATTGCCGATTGGCAGAAGAAGGGCGGCAAGATCGTGGCCGATGAGTTTCTCTGCCCCGGCTTGAAGGCCGACTTTACGATTCAGACCTTCAAACGCGAGAAAAAGGCCGCTGAGGACAAAACCAAGGTGCTGACGCTTGCGAAGACGCTCGGCGGCTTTGCGCTGCCACAGCGTGCGAACTGCGACAATCCCGAGATCATCGTGCGCACACGGAGGTTTGGCGATGCGCTGTATGTGTTCGTCGTGAACGACCATCGCGAGGCCGGCAGCTACGTCGGCCAGCACGGCCTCGTGATGGAGAACGGGCTCCCTTCGAAGGGAATCGTGAGCCTGAAGGCCGAATCGGCCAATGTGTATGAGCTGACCGGCACGCAATTCATTGTGCCGAAGCGCGGCGAGGAGGGCGTGATGAGCTGGCCCGTCGAACTCGGCCCCTGCGACGGCAAAATCTTCATGGTGATGCCGAAGCCGTTGCTCGGCATTCAGCTTACCGTGCCGGAAAACGCCACCTTGGGCAACACGGCCAAAGTGAGCGCACGCATCACCACCACGCAGGAGGCACCGACAAAAGCGGTGATCCCGGTGCGTGTGGACATCCGCGATGCGAATGGCACATCGGCCGAAGGCAGCGGCTTTTACGCCGCTGAGAATGGCATCGTCGAACTCGACCTTAGCCTTGCGCCGAATGAAGATCCCGGAACCTGGGAGATCCGCGTGAAGGAGCTGGCGAGCGGGATGCAGGCGGTGAAGTGGATGCGGGTGGGGAGATGA
- the rsmH gene encoding 16S rRNA (cytosine(1402)-N(4))-methyltransferase RsmH has product MSEAEVPTPHRRRPRYSGKNPRRFEDKYKELNPERYAETIAKVRASGKTPAGQHVPILLNEIMHILAPQPGERAVDCTLGYGGHASALLKAVQPGGTLLALDQDPIEIVRTEARLRADGCEESALVVKRMNFAGLPRALAELDWSDGVDLLLADLGCSSMQFDNPARGFSFKHDGPLDMRMNPQRGVAARDLLLKLSAAKLKTILEENADERHAALLADALAGTDHATTRSLAEAVRHALPRRVDEEERETTVRRVFQALRIAVNEEFTALDTFLHQLTNCLRPGGRVAILTFHSGEDRRVKHLFRDGLRSGLFRAANDEVIRPSSQETRDNPRAGPAKLRWAVKA; this is encoded by the coding sequence GTGAGCGAAGCCGAGGTTCCAACACCGCATCGCCGTCGTCCGCGCTACTCGGGCAAGAATCCGCGTCGTTTCGAGGACAAATACAAGGAGCTGAACCCCGAGCGCTACGCCGAGACCATCGCCAAGGTGCGTGCCTCTGGCAAAACGCCCGCCGGTCAGCATGTGCCGATCCTCTTGAACGAAATCATGCATATTCTCGCCCCGCAGCCCGGCGAACGCGCCGTGGACTGCACGCTCGGCTACGGCGGACACGCCAGTGCGTTGCTGAAAGCCGTGCAGCCAGGCGGAACGCTGCTCGCGCTCGATCAAGACCCGATCGAGATCGTGCGCACCGAGGCACGGCTGCGAGCCGACGGCTGCGAGGAGTCTGCGCTCGTCGTGAAACGCATGAACTTCGCCGGATTGCCGCGTGCGCTCGCTGAATTGGACTGGAGCGATGGCGTGGACTTGCTGCTGGCCGATCTCGGCTGCTCCTCAATGCAGTTCGACAATCCCGCCCGCGGATTCAGCTTCAAACACGACGGCCCGCTCGACATGCGCATGAATCCGCAGCGCGGAGTCGCTGCCCGTGACCTGCTGCTCAAGCTCTCCGCAGCGAAACTGAAGACGATTCTCGAAGAAAACGCCGACGAACGTCACGCCGCTTTGCTGGCCGATGCACTCGCTGGCACCGACCACGCCACCACCCGCTCGCTGGCCGAGGCCGTGCGCCATGCCTTGCCACGCCGCGTCGATGAAGAAGAACGCGAGACCACCGTGCGCCGCGTGTTTCAGGCCCTGCGCATCGCCGTTAACGAGGAATTCACGGCTTTGGACACCTTCCTGCATCAATTGACGAACTGCCTGCGCCCTGGCGGCCGCGTGGCCATTTTGACCTTCCATTCCGGCGAAGATCGCCGCGTGAAACACCTCTTCCGCGACGGCCTGCGCAGCGGCCTCTTCAGAGCCGCCAATGACGAGGTCATCCGTCCGTCATCGCAGGAAACGCGCGACAATCCGCGTGCGGGTCCGGCGAAGCTGCGGTGGGCGGTGAAAGCGTGA
- a CDS encoding nucleotide pyrophosphohydrolase: MSIEQITARICAFRDARDWMQFHSPKELAIAITAEAGELLQHFVWQQPDQIEQRVKDKMPELKDEMADVGILLFELAHNLGVDLGQAMLDKVERNETRYPVSKARGSNAKYNEL; encoded by the coding sequence ATGAGCATCGAACAAATCACCGCGCGCATCTGCGCGTTTCGCGACGCCCGGGACTGGATGCAGTTTCACAGCCCCAAGGAGCTCGCCATCGCCATCACCGCCGAGGCGGGGGAGCTGCTGCAGCACTTCGTCTGGCAGCAGCCGGACCAGATCGAGCAGCGCGTGAAGGACAAGATGCCGGAACTGAAGGATGAAATGGCCGATGTGGGCATTCTGCTCTTCGAACTCGCTCACAACCTCGGTGTCGATCTCGGTCAGGCGATGCTCGACAAGGTGGAGCGCAATGAAACGCGCTATCCCGTGTCGAAAGCACGCGGTTCCAACGCCAAATACAACGAGTTGTGA
- a CDS encoding c-type cytochrome domain-containing protein: MKHITALAACLSLTTALHAAEDPPVDFVKQIKPILADRCVECHNSETLLGELNLQNRELAFRKRKPGPAIVPGEPEKSMLYLALTLPPKDKKAMPATGHRIPKDEVNTIRQWIKEGAKWPEGKDGAVAAQRKKS; the protein is encoded by the coding sequence ATGAAACACATCACCGCTCTCGCCGCCTGCCTTTCTCTCACCACCGCCCTGCATGCCGCCGAGGATCCACCGGTGGACTTCGTGAAGCAGATCAAGCCGATCCTGGCCGACCGCTGCGTCGAGTGCCACAACTCAGAGACGCTTCTCGGTGAGCTCAATCTGCAAAATCGCGAACTCGCCTTTCGCAAACGCAAGCCAGGGCCGGCCATCGTTCCCGGAGAACCGGAAAAGAGCATGCTCTACCTCGCGCTCACGCTGCCGCCGAAGGACAAGAAGGCCATGCCCGCCACAGGCCACCGCATTCCGAAAGACGAGGTGAACACCATCCGCCAATGGATCAAGGAAGGTGCCAAATGGCCGGAAGGCAAAGACGGTGCCGTGGCGGCGCAGCGCAAGAAGTCATAA
- a CDS encoding endo-1,4-beta-xylanase gives MKHPGLLSLFFFATLGQLSAVEIPPGGSDVRGEAALQANSSPEAGKVESLAIGKRITITKPDSAKAYSAQFTAPISTGIAKNERVLAIIKARVVGSTESGEVLAKLQLRGAPYTAFGDAIGVGIQREWTEQPVVFITDDVVPADKAAVVLLCGQKEQSIEVESVRVLKYPATTDVSSLPRAKLVKRSYAGREPDAPWRKAALERIEQHRKADLSMIVKGEDGKPLAGTEVKLSLRRHAFGFGSAVVAKRFSGESEDDRRYREIVDKLFSIVVFENDLKDGNWSPDFDAARKSSRNAELDKAFAWFAERHIDVRGHYLMQVATPFNLHGIKDNAVIRERTLDSVRERLAFVKDRVVEWDVINHPIAWDGADMLNKRPGLEKLDREVFTLARSLTKLPFFINEDQVFRPGPQHDDTFAYIEALNADGFTVAGLGNQAHFHESYLPSPEHLLAVTDRFARIVPHQSITEYDIVTTEDEELAADYTRDVLIAVFSHPAYTSFLLWGFWEGSHWIPEAASWNKDWSIRKRGEVLEEWIGRKWRTEVTLMTDANGMVKWRGFPGWYEVHAAGQKPVVLKPQW, from the coding sequence ATGAAACACCCCGGTCTTCTTTCTCTCTTCTTTTTCGCGACGCTAGGCCAACTGTCAGCCGTCGAGATTCCACCGGGTGGCAGCGATGTGCGTGGAGAGGCGGCATTGCAGGCGAACTCGTCCCCTGAAGCTGGAAAGGTGGAGTCGCTCGCGATTGGGAAACGCATCACCATCACCAAGCCGGATTCGGCCAAGGCTTACTCAGCGCAGTTCACGGCTCCGATTTCCACCGGCATCGCGAAAAACGAGCGCGTGCTGGCGATCATCAAGGCGCGGGTAGTTGGCAGCACGGAGTCCGGGGAGGTGTTGGCAAAATTGCAGCTTCGTGGCGCGCCCTACACCGCGTTTGGCGACGCCATCGGTGTCGGCATCCAGCGCGAGTGGACGGAGCAGCCCGTGGTGTTCATCACCGATGACGTGGTGCCAGCGGACAAGGCCGCCGTGGTGCTCCTGTGCGGGCAGAAGGAGCAGAGCATCGAGGTGGAGAGCGTCCGCGTGCTGAAGTATCCGGCCACGACGGATGTGAGCAGCCTCCCGCGAGCCAAGCTGGTCAAACGCAGCTATGCAGGCCGCGAACCGGATGCGCCGTGGCGCAAGGCGGCGCTGGAACGCATCGAGCAGCATCGGAAGGCGGATCTGTCGATGATCGTGAAGGGCGAAGATGGCAAGCCGCTGGCGGGGACGGAGGTAAAGCTCTCGTTGCGCCGCCATGCCTTCGGATTTGGCTCTGCGGTAGTGGCGAAACGCTTCAGCGGCGAAAGTGAAGATGACCGGCGCTACCGCGAGATCGTGGACAAGCTCTTCAGCATCGTGGTTTTTGAGAATGACCTGAAGGATGGCAATTGGTCGCCGGATTTTGATGCCGCGCGCAAATCGAGCCGTAACGCGGAGCTGGACAAGGCCTTCGCCTGGTTCGCCGAGCGGCACATCGACGTGCGAGGTCATTACCTCATGCAGGTGGCCACGCCGTTCAATCTGCACGGCATCAAGGACAACGCGGTAATTCGCGAGCGCACGCTCGACAGTGTGCGAGAGCGCCTGGCCTTTGTGAAGGATCGCGTCGTCGAGTGGGACGTGATCAATCATCCCATCGCCTGGGATGGCGCGGACATGCTGAACAAGCGCCCCGGCCTGGAAAAGCTCGACCGCGAGGTCTTCACGCTGGCAAGATCGCTCACGAAGCTGCCTTTCTTCATCAATGAGGATCAGGTCTTCCGACCAGGGCCGCAGCATGACGACACTTTTGCCTACATCGAGGCGCTGAACGCCGACGGCTTCACGGTCGCGGGTCTCGGCAACCAGGCGCACTTCCATGAGAGCTACCTGCCGTCCCCGGAGCATCTGCTGGCGGTGACGGATCGTTTCGCGAGGATCGTGCCGCATCAGTCCATCACGGAATACGACATCGTGACCACCGAGGACGAGGAACTGGCGGCGGACTACACGCGTGATGTGCTCATCGCCGTCTTCAGCCATCCGGCTTACACGAGTTTTCTTCTCTGGGGCTTCTGGGAAGGCTCGCACTGGATACCAGAGGCGGCCTCATGGAACAAGGACTGGAGCATCCGCAAGCGTGGTGAGGTGCTGGAGGAATGGATCGGTCGAAAATGGCGCACCGAGGTGACATTGATGACCGACGCGAACGGCATGGTGAAATGGCGCGGCTTCCCCGGCTGGTATGAGGTGCATGCGGCGGGCCAAAAGCCGGTCGTTTTGAAACCACAGTGGTGA
- the rlmB gene encoding 23S rRNA (guanosine(2251)-2'-O)-methyltransferase RlmB, with translation MRPQQPIARQNRHSSSDNKVRIYEEGDIATLLEGKESPLVLILDCVQDPHNLGACLRTADAAGVCAVIMPKDKSAPISETVVRVACGGAENIPLIRVTNLVRAMDKLKELGIWLVGTGDEATQSLYDIDLKGGIGIVMGAEGPGMRRLTGEHCDFLVKIPMAGKVECLNVSVATGVCLFECVRQRQPKK, from the coding sequence ATGCGTCCCCAACAACCCATCGCCCGTCAGAACCGCCACTCCAGCTCCGACAACAAGGTGCGCATCTATGAGGAGGGCGACATCGCCACGTTGCTCGAAGGCAAGGAAAGTCCGCTGGTGCTCATTCTCGACTGCGTGCAGGACCCGCATAATCTCGGTGCCTGCCTGCGCACCGCTGACGCGGCCGGTGTCTGTGCTGTCATCATGCCGAAGGACAAATCCGCGCCGATCAGTGAAACCGTCGTGCGCGTGGCCTGCGGCGGGGCGGAGAACATCCCGCTCATCCGCGTGACCAATCTCGTCCGCGCGATGGACAAGCTCAAGGAACTCGGCATCTGGCTCGTCGGCACAGGCGATGAAGCCACGCAGAGCCTCTACGACATCGACCTCAAAGGCGGCATCGGCATCGTCATGGGCGCGGAAGGCCCCGGCATGCGCCGCCTCACCGGGGAGCACTGCGACTTCCTCGTTAAGATCCCCATGGCAGGCAAAGTCGAATGTCTCAACGTCTCCGTCGCCACCGGCGTGTGCTTGTTTGAGTGCGTGCGCCAGCGACAGCCGAAGAAGTGA
- a CDS encoding ElyC/SanA/YdcF family protein, whose amino-acid sequence MKAVPEAPVAVVLGTSPRLADGRANLFFLPRMEAAAALFKAGKVKALIVSGDNGTRGYDEPTEMKRVLVQMGVPESRIVCDYAGFRTLDSVVRAKEVFGQQRLIFVSQGFHNARAIYLARAFEIEAWGLNAKAVPVTLSVKTFLREKLACVKAVLDVNVLGTRPKFLGEKVAVPVE is encoded by the coding sequence ATGAAAGCGGTGCCAGAGGCTCCGGTGGCGGTTGTTTTGGGCACTTCACCGCGCTTGGCCGATGGAAGGGCCAATTTGTTCTTCCTCCCGCGCATGGAAGCGGCTGCCGCGTTGTTCAAGGCGGGCAAGGTGAAGGCGTTGATCGTCAGCGGAGACAATGGCACGCGGGGTTACGATGAACCGACGGAGATGAAGCGCGTGCTGGTGCAGATGGGCGTGCCTGAGTCGCGGATTGTGTGTGATTACGCAGGTTTCCGCACTCTGGACTCGGTGGTGCGGGCCAAGGAAGTGTTCGGGCAGCAGCGGCTGATTTTTGTTTCACAGGGATTTCATAATGCGCGGGCGATCTATCTGGCTCGGGCATTTGAGATCGAAGCGTGGGGCTTGAACGCGAAGGCCGTGCCGGTGACACTGTCGGTGAAGACGTTCCTACGCGAGAAACTGGCCTGCGTGAAGGCGGTGCTGGATGTGAACGTGCTCGGCACACGGCCGAAGTTTCTCGGCGAGAAGGTCGCGGTGCCGGTGGAGTGA